The sequence below is a genomic window from Phoenix dactylifera cultivar Barhee BC4 chromosome 8, palm_55x_up_171113_PBpolish2nd_filt_p, whole genome shotgun sequence.
aatataacataatattaaattatttaaaataacatattaatgtattataatgtaatgtaatataatataatttttatagtataatacaataataaaggtataaaatattataattattattataaattaatttttcataatataacataatattaaattatttcaaataacatattaatgtattataatgtaatataatataatataatttttatagtataatacaataataaaggtataaaatattataattattagtataaatgaatttttcataatataacataatattaaattatttaacataacatattaatgtattatgatataatataatatgatatgatatttatagtataatacaaaaataaagctataaaatattatgattattagtataaaataattttccataatataacataatattaaattatctaacataacatattaatgtattatgatataatataatatgatattatatttatagtataatacaaaaataaaggtataaaatattataattattagtataaaataattttccataataattttttataatttcccataaaataatttttcacggtccaggggctcttcttcgtggtccacgctcaatgaggacctcagcgtgggccgcgaggttgatgataaaaaaaaaaacaatagattgattttggaaggtatggaaaaggattaaaatttttttctcctaaaatgtggttcaagaaatgcatacaaaaattgaaaagaaaaatacatttgCTTACGGAatggagtctgacggctagggttcttggctccagcagatttttaggtttataaagggacaaactataaaattatgttattttaatatggacatttttgtcaaaaatacagctttccgaaaaagctgaaacagcttcctcccaaaagcttcaaattaaagcttcctcccaaaagctgttttcagcttcccgcaaaagctgaaacagctttttgaaaaatttaccaaatacagtttttcatctaaaagtacttttggagggccagaaagtgctttctggccctccaaaagctcccccaaacagggcctcacACCGCGCGTTACTGTGCCGTGGAAGTACGCTCTCTTATCCTCTCAATCTTGGCCGCTCCTTCGTCGCCATTCCCCTACCCAAAAATCCGATGTCCCTCTTCATCTCTAAGATGGCCGGGAGCGGTCTGTTCACCGCCCAGCACCACCACCTCCCCAGCCCCCCACcctgcttctccttctcctGCCCCTCGTCGAGCCCCCTCTCCTTCCCTTCTCCTCAAAGAAGTACCCACGTCGCGCGCGCGAGGAAGGGCCTCTCATCCCGCACCCGCCGGCTCGAGAACCGAGGTAAGAAGGGcgccgccaccaccaccaccaccaaggaggaggcggcggagggggtGGCCGCCCGAGAGgaggcttcttcttctgcttctctgGAAGTCGGCGGAGGAGGGCCGGAGGGGTTCGCCGCGCCTTCGCTGCCGATGCCGGAGCTGCCGGGGGAGGAGCCGGACTTCTGGGAGGGGCCGCAGTGGAACGCCTTCGGCTTCTTCATCAAGTACCAATGGGCCTTCGGCGTCCTCTTTGCGGTAATTCTCCTTCCCCCTTTGCCAAAATGGAACCTTTGATGGAAATTGAACTTCTTTATTCGTTTCCTTTCTTGCTTTAGTGAATTTTTCTCAAGTGGTTTCGATGTTTTCGAGTCTTCTTCCTAAATGACCCTTTGGATTTTGATTGTTTGTGTTATGTGGGGAAATCATGTATGAATTGAAATGAGTTACCTTTGAACATTAGAAAGGACAGCTTAAGGAGGATAATATTTAACATCGAAGGGGAGGTTATGGTGGATGACTACTGAGCCACGGAGGTTTACTCATAAATGTTAGGATTCAAATGATAGACGAATTGTGATTTGGGGCTTGCTCCAGTGGTCAGATCCCTCTTCTTGGCAAGCAgagtttctttgcttgagtgCTGGTTTGTGCATTCCCAAGAATTGTGTATTGGGTAGTTATAGTGTGGTTGAGTTCTATTAACATTCTATTATCAATTTATTGTGGGACTGGAGCATATTGTTTGGTTTGAGGAGGGAAGTTGTATATATTTTGCTAATGGTGAAATTTTACTTTCTTAGAGTTTGATTTAACATTGGAGAAGCGGTTTCATATTATATTCATTGTTTAATTATGGTTTTCTAGTAAATTCATGTTGTTTATCAGACAAGTTAGATATGTTATTCGGTTTCTTCGCTATGATTTAGGCATAGTTAGGAAAGTTGTGTATCTATGCAACTATTTGAGCAGCCCATAAAGCTAAATTGCAGTTTAAATGGTGAACTTAGGAATTTCATAGAATCTATTCTCTCTCgggatggggggggggggggggggggggggcgctcTTGTGCTTAAAATGGAATAAGAAGTCAATTTAGGTGGATGACTAATCATCACTACCTAAATCTAGATTTCTAATGACATTCGATCTTTAATCTGCATAGTTGTTTAAAACATCATATgctgaagaaaaggaaagaaaaaaactgATACTAACAGACATGAAGATGACAATGCTTAGACACTGTTACCTTATCTCACAACATCACAAGATGCTGCAATAATTTAAGTTACTTCTACTTTGTATATAGATTACATTGTTGCCCTAAGAGAGATGAATATAAAAGGGATTGCTCCTTTCCTAAAAGAACTGAATGCTATCAATCAAAGGAAGTTATATCGCATATTCTAGCAACAAAAAAGTATCCTGAATCTGCACTTGTAGTAGTTCTGACaaggaaaaagcaaaacaaactgtTCTGCTAGATATGATTACTATGATAAAAAAATTGTGTACCTCCTATAAAAGAAGTTTGATGTCACGTGAAGTTAAAGAGGGGAGACAATTCTATATAACATGTACGTTTGAACTGCTTTCTGAATATTTAGTTTCAGTGGTTCTTAGTGAACAGTTTGGGCCTGGGAATCTTATGCCTCTGATCAAATTGTTTGACCTACACCAGCCACCCTTTTAAGCCTTTTCAGATTGTGTTAATTGGATATAATATATCATGCTTTATACTGTAGTCcactatttgaaaataaaaagggcCCAGGCAAACAATATGAACATGGCAGAGATAAATATGCTGACATATGTGTGGTAAGGATAATGAGTAAGAATATAAGTGGGCGAGTTAATGTTACACCAGTTTAGAAAGAAGTGATGTAGAACTGAATGAGATAGTATGAGCATATGTGCTGATGATTTTGGGTGGGCTTTTTGAGTAGAAGGGCTCAAATATGTTTCAGAGGATTTGGAAAGAGCAGGGAATACACCTAAGTTGACATGGATGTGGTGATAAGGAATTTGGGAAAGCTTCATCCGGAAGTAACCATTGAAAGGAAAGATTGGCAAATTAAGGTCGTAAAGCCATCTCGAGTCGTTTGAATGAAGATTGAGGCTTGTGGTTTCCTTTCCTATCCAATACCGAATGGTGCTATCTTGTGCTAAtatcccttcttttttctttggtaGGCAACTTCCTCGGTTTTTTGCTATGATGTGGTCTGCTATTGCTGACTTAcagttattttttttagttttggaAGTTCctattttccatctctctctctctctctctctctctctctctctctttctctctctctttgatgAAAGCCTTAATTTCCCAGATTTGGTTCATTGCGTCAGTGATATACCCAAAATTTAAGCTGAGAACCTTTTTGTTGTAGTACTTTGCCTTTCATGAAGCTGTAATTTCTTTTCCAAAGAATTAAGTTGAGATTCTCTAGGCTCCTTGCCATGATATTCTATTGGTTCCTGCAGACCAGATGACCAAACTAATGCATTGTCTGCTTTAACAGCTGATTGCTTGCGGGATTGCTGTTGCAACATACAATGAGGGGGCGACAGATTTCAGGCAAACTCCTGTCTATAAAGAGTCAGTTCAGTCGCAAGAGCTCTTAGAGGAGCCAGAGGCATCGAACTCTGATGTGTTTGAAGGCAATCCAACTGAGGTAGCCCCAAGTTTGGAGTAACAGTGGATATGATCACATAGGATTATGAACTCCATGCTGCGACTAGAACTCCATGAAGCTTTTTGATGTTGTTTATATACTGTATATTTGCATACCATATAATTCTCCTTTGTTCGGTGGGTTTGTAATTTTTAATTATGCAATGTGAACGTAGCGAATGAGTTCTTAAAATGCCCCATTAAAtgctattttatattttctccgTGGGTCAGAATAATCCTCAATAGCACAAAATTctattttcttgcatttttgtCGATATGGTTCTATTGCTCCTTTGAGAAAGATGTGGCTTTAGTCCAATTCTATCCAGACATTGGATGTGGCTTTAAGAGGATGGATTCTCATGATGCCATTTCTTGAGTTCCATGGATATGTGAAGAGGGTAGAGATTCTACTCGACCACCGTTGAAGATCCTTGTGTGTTTCCTGAGTCCACTTGCCGCCTCCGCCAACTGAATGCTTGGGGGTaaatttgttgtttttttaACTGCTTTTTGTCATAATAAATATTGCTGCAGGATTTTGATGTATTAGTTATTGTTTTGAGTCCAGTCTAAAATCTGTTGGTCCTGACATTTTCTGTGAACGTAAGATGATTCTTGATGTCCaactcttattaattttttgttgtATACATTGTGATGTTAGTTATATATCATTATGATTATGTTAAACAAGAAGACTGAATATGTGAATTATCCAAAAAAATTGTTATAATAGCAGAAGAAATTAACATCAGAACTGtcattcaacaaaaagaaatccGCATAGTTAATCATTTGCTGGACTATAGAACGGGAACAGATCCATTTAAGTTCTTCTTGCCGCAACGATTACAACACCCAAGCTACATGACAAGGATGATTGCTTCGGTCTCGTGTAGGATGGCAGCTAGTCGTGTATATATTCAAGGGATAACTACTCTATCTCCCTATGCAATTACACTAGAGATCATTAtatcttttccaaaaaaaaaaaaaacaaaagtgaGATAAAATGGACTTAGTTGTATTCCATTGTTATTGAGTAGATGGCTAATGTGCCTCCTTGTGCAATTATAGATGACTCATTTTTTTAAATGCATGAGAGAGTCGAAAGAGAGGGGTTTAATGTCAAAACTAAGCCTTTGGTAGGTAGAACaaattttgaaaacttataCCTTATATTTTGGAGGGATAGGACTTATTCCATAAAATATAGATATTTTGATATTTAGTTGGGTATAtaaatacaaagaaaaaaaatgaataaggtGCATCGGATTTTGTGAAAGATTTGAATTTTGTCAAACACTAAATTATTCTACCTTTTGCTTAGATTAAAGAATGGATAAATGTCTTGGAAGTCCCTGCATCAAAACCATAGATCCCTTTATCAAGGATGCACAAGTAATTCTAAATAGATACCTgcctttaatttttattttttttcttctcgagCTTCCGGGATGTTTGGGTGTATATTtagttttttattatatttaaaattggtataaatttctttagcaggaaaaaaagattttttttaggcaaactaATCGTccttgccaccaaggtggtagcataGTTGGAAAGGAGCTTTGCTTCTACCGGCACGGTTTAGGTTTGAAACGTGCAGGCATCGATTAAATGTGGGGACCGACTACCCTCTGCTTGGACATGCACGGTGGGAGCGCTATCTGTACCAGCTAGCACTGAGATGGAGTTGGGGTGACGTACTCATACGATGGGTGACTCACGGGTCggagagggtatgagtaaaatttctatccgcatcgaacattttctGGTAAAGGGGGGTCCGATGGAGGCTGCTATGCAGgtgaagttttctttctttttgttttagaaaaaaaaaaaatcatcctaGGTTCGCAAAGAACTTACAATTTTCAGACGGTGGGGACTTCATTGTCATAACTTTTTCACCAGGGAGTATATGAAAAGTAATGCATTCCAATGCCTATTTATAGCCGATGGTTCGGAAGACGCGGAGAAGGCGAGTCCGGGAGGATAAAGATATTTTCGGGAAAAAAAAACGGATATGGGAGCAGCTCCTTTCTAATAAAATTATTCCTCCCCTCTTTCTCTTCGCGTTCGaagccctaaccctaaccctaatttcGTTAATCATCCCCCAAATCAACCCTTCCCATGGCCAGCGACGAGCCATCGTCTCCTCCTTCAGCCGGCAAGCATTGGAGGTCGGTGGACGACCAGGAACCAGAGGAGTCGTCGAAGCGCCGgaagcaccaccaccaccgccaccgccaccaccaccgccgccgccaCGACCATCACAGCAAGCACGGCGGGGAGAGGGACGAGGCGGAGAACGCCGCTCCCGTGGCGGAGGCGGATGCGACATCCTCTGCCGTTCCGAAGCCTGGTGATGACGACCGGGAGGAGGGAGAGATTCTTGAAGACGAAGAGGGAGGTGGAGAAATCAACGGCAAGAAAAGCGTCGGCATGGAGTTAGAAGGGGCTTCCGATGTTGAATCAGGCGAGATCAAGGCGGAAGGTGCCGATGCTGATTCCAAACGGGTCTGTTTCGAGATCTCTTGATGCTTTTGAAATGTGTGTTTGACTGCGTTCCTTTCTTGTTATTACGTTTCATCTTCTTGATTGGGGATTTATTCCTTAGAATTTCATCGAACTAGTAGAAATTAGAGAAAGAGACGCAACATGACCTGTATATGAACTAACAAGATCAGCTGCTGAAGTTCATTGTGGAAAAgctcttttcttgttttttaacCATCGAAATGAAGAATCTCTCGGTTTTTTTTATTCTGTCCCAGTTGGTAGGCTTGATAATTCTTCATCGATTAGCTCAAACTTTCTGGATATTTTGGAAGTACATGATTTACCAGTTGGCTTTTGGGGTTAATTACAGGTAGCTTCCAGGGAGAAAGATGCGCTGTCAACCAATAGTCTGAAGGTGCTTAATTTTAATCAGAATACATTGACAGATGAAAGCATGTCGGACAAATCTCAGAATTTTGAGAAGTTTAGTGGCAAGGACGAAGCTCAAGTGAAGGGATATAATGCAAATGGAGGGACACGTGCTTGGGAGTCTGGTACTATATCAGCAAGTGATGGGGAGAATGAAGCCAGACAAAAACAACCAAAGTCACCTTTGAAAGGAaacgagaaggaaaagaagcacAAGGGTATTGTTACACATGGTACAAAAGGTCGGTTGAGATCACGATCTCCTGTGTCTAGAGAAAGTTCGCATAAGCACAGGAAAAGGGATGACTATGATATTGAAGATTCTGATCATAACTTGGAGAGGCCGCATAGGGAACCACGAGATGCTGACAGTAAAGTATTACATAAGAAGGATAGATCCATATCACCCAAAAATTTCCGGGAGAGATACAAAGACACCAGACGATCTCCATCTTACAGCAGGCGCACTGGTGAAACCAATCATAGGGATCGATCAAGGTCCTGTGACCGTATGAGGGAGAGATCTAATGAAAGGAGTTCAGATTCTTATGCAGATGGTGGTGCTCAATCTGGACCATTTGAGTTGCAAGGTACTGGTAGGAATGAGTTGGACAGATATGCAGCCAGAAGTCGAACAAGTGAAAGAGGGGTACAcagggaaagagagaggagtAGTAGTTATAACAGACTTGATGGATGGGAGGACAGGCATGGCACTCGggaaagagaaagggagagagaaaggTACAGTAACAGACTTAGAGACAGAGATAGCATGGAAGTGGATAAGGTTGCTCgtagagaaagggagagaagcAGTAGCTATAGCAGACATGATAGGCGGGAGGACAAGCTTCGAAGTCAGGATGGAGACAGGGAAAGAGAAACATACAGTAGTAGTAAAGGCAGAGATAGGGAGAAGCTAAGAGATATGAGTAGGGAGAGGtatagagagagggagaggctaAGGGATGTTGATGGTGATCGTCAAAGGGACAGAGATGGCGAAGATAGGGGTAGGAATCGGGCTAGAGATGGGGACACGCATATGCATATAGATAGAGAACAAAGTAGACTGATGGAAAGGGATAGGGTTAGTAGTCAGGACAGGCATAGGGATTATAGGCATtcaagatatgttgaagtggaACATCGCAACGAGAAAACAAGATCTAAAGAGTCTAGCAAGGAAAGTTGTTACAATAGAAACAACCGTGAAGAAGAAAAAGTGGAATCTATCAGGTACACTCATTAGATATTAgatttgttaatgagattaaacACAATAtcttatttttgtttatttatatatCCCGCTTCATGTGATGTGCATGGAATTGTTAATGACAGggaggaagatgaagaggactaTCAAGAAAGAATTGAACAACAGCTTGCAAAACAGGATGAGGAAGATGTTGATAAAATCAAGGAGGAAAGCAGAAAAAGGAGGCAAGCTATCCTGGAAAAATACAAgcagcagcaactgcaacaacATGTGGAATCTTCATCTAATGATAATGAGAAAGGTAACTCGTTTTGCCATCAAGCTGTTTTAGTGCATGCCACTTGAAATAGAGGATATAATTTCTGTTCCAATATCTACCTTTGTTTTCCCTACAAGTCAAATTGATCCCATCTAttctttataaatatatatatgtaccaGAGGAAAAGGCATCTATTGATAAGGACAAGCTGCAGGAGCTAAACTCTATTAAAGCTGATAAACAGGCTCACTATGAGGAGCCTGAGAATAGGCATGATACTTCAGATATTTATGTTGCTGATCTGTCGTTTTCTGTGGGCAAGTCACCTACGCAAAATGGACGGTCAGTTAATGAGAGAACAACTGGTGCTCGGGAGCTTGGGGAGGGCACTCCCAAGGTTTGTTGTTCAATCTGGCATGACTCTCATCTTAATACATCCATTTCTGTTTATCCAAAATAAGTTTTGAACTTCTGATGCTTGTTAAGCATTTATTTAGTGGTTTCCTCAttcatttttgattttttttactcATAATTGAGTAAAAGATGCTAATTGATTTGTTCTGAACAATTTTTTACCCTACAGAGTGAAAGATCAACAGATATGTTTTCTGATGACATCTTTGGAGAATCACCTGCTGGAGTTCGTAAATCGGTAACTTGTTATGCACAGATTTTTATCCTATATTGTTGATCTACTTGCAGTAAATTATTTATTGTTAGCATCATATTGTTGCAATTCTTTACTTTTACCTTTTGGTTTTGTGCTCCATTCTTAACAATTGAACAAAAGCTGTCTGTGTCTGAAATTGAGTCTCAATGCATAAGACGACACACTTGGTGGAAATCATTTGTTTTGAGATATATGTCGCTATGTCTAAAAAAGGGAGCTTCGTtgagaaaaattaaacatgtgcATCTTGAAGGCTCAcacatatataatattttatgttatttatttactttATGTCATGCCAGATCCACCAATATGGTTGGTCTTACTCTTTTTGTCTGAACATGCCCCTTCTGATGGTTAAGAAAAATTAGTTGCAGCTTCTTTTTGAACCCCATATCTCAAATATGGGTCCTGATCTTCAATTCAATTCTGAAATTTTAGATATTTGATATTGAACTTTGATAAAGGGAATGTCAATAGCATTCTGGGGGCAATATCTCATCCTTAGGTTGAAGAAAAAACGAAAGCAAGAGAAATATGATAAGTGGTGAATGATGGAAGGAGCGAAATTAATGCAGCAAGAGCCAGATTAGTAAGAGTTCTGATTGTCTTGAATGGAAACAAAGCTGTTCAATATAACTGGGCATGGCTAATAAAATAAAAGCTAGTATTGCTGCCTATCAGTCTCATTTGGTAGGCACCATTGCACTGTGTTGATGACCTGCAGGCATGCTACCGCTATAGGTATAAAATGGTACACACAAAAACTTGATTCTTGATGTGTATGCGCATTTTGTGCAGGGACTACACATTCTTGTGTCTTCTGCTTCTAATTGCAGtttatgattttgaatttttgtaCTTTTAATTTGCCTTCATATATCCATTATAATGGGATTTCTTAATTTCTTTGATTACTGCAGATTAAATGTGATAGGGAATATTTAGATATTTCTAAGCTCCAGTGCAATTATTGATTATATTATGTGTATCTTGTGCAGGGCAAAGGAGACGACCTGCAAATTGATAAAAGTGGTCTCCATGACAACTGGGACGATGCAGAGGGTTACTATAGTAAGTTTTGATGCCTTAGTCATGTTTACATATAGAAAGCATATTTTGTTTAATGTTGCTTGCTGCTTTTAATGATAGTGAATATTAGGTATACACTGTTTACATCTTGGGACTTTATGACAGTTGGAAGTTGCCTTTCCCCCTCCCATTTGCAGGTTATAGGTTTGGAGAAGTGCTTGATGGTCATTATGAAGTTATTGCAGCTCATGGCAAGGGTGTTTTTTCAAGTGTTGTTCGTGCGAAGGATCTTAAAGCTGGGAAAGGTG
It includes:
- the LOC103697608 gene encoding uncharacterized protein LOC103697608, which produces MSLFISKMAGSGLFTAQHHHLPSPPPCFSFSCPSSSPLSFPSPQRSTHVARARKGLSSRTRRLENRGKKGAATTTTTKEEAAEGVAAREEASSSASLEVGGGGPEGFAAPSLPMPELPGEEPDFWEGPQWNAFGFFIKYQWAFGVLFALIACGIAVATYNEGATDFRQTPVYKESVQSQELLEEPEASNSDVFEGNPTEVAPSLE
- the LOC103695498 gene encoding serine/threonine-protein kinase prpf4B-like — its product is MASDEPSSPPSAGKHWRSVDDQEPEESSKRRKHHHHRHRHHHRRRHDHHSKHGGERDEAENAAPVAEADATSSAVPKPGDDDREEGEILEDEEGGGEINGKKSVGMELEGASDVESGEIKAEGADADSKRVASREKDALSTNSLKVLNFNQNTLTDESMSDKSQNFEKFSGKDEAQVKGYNANGGTRAWESGTISASDGENEARQKQPKSPLKGNEKEKKHKGIVTHGTKGRLRSRSPVSRESSHKHRKRDDYDIEDSDHNLERPHREPRDADSKVLHKKDRSISPKNFRERYKDTRRSPSYSRRTGETNHRDRSRSCDRMRERSNERSSDSYADGGAQSGPFELQGTGRNELDRYAARSRTSERGVHRERERSSSYNRLDGWEDRHGTRERERERERYSNRLRDRDSMEVDKVARRERERSSSYSRHDRREDKLRSQDGDRERETYSSSKGRDREKLRDMSRERYRERERLRDVDGDRQRDRDGEDRGRNRARDGDTHMHIDREQSRLMERDRVSSQDRHRDYRHSRYVEVEHRNEKTRSKESSKESCYNRNNREEEKVESIREEDEEDYQERIEQQLAKQDEEDVDKIKEESRKRRQAILEKYKQQQLQQHVESSSNDNEKEEKASIDKDKLQELNSIKADKQAHYEEPENRHDTSDIYVADLSFSVGKSPTQNGRSVNERTTGARELGEGTPKSERSTDMFSDDIFGESPAGVRKSGKGDDLQIDKSGLHDNWDDAEGYYSYRFGEVLDGHYEVIAAHGKGVFSSVVRAKDLKAGKGDPEEVAIKIIRNNDTMYKAGLEELVILKKLAGADPEDKRHCVRFLSSFKYRNHLCLVFESLHMNLREVLKKFGRNIGLKLTAVRAYAKQLFIALKHLRNCGVLHCDIKPDNMLVNEAKNVLKLCDFGNAMFAGKNEITPYLVSRFYRAPEIILGLPYDHPMDMWSVGCCLYELYTGKVLFPGPSNNDMLRLHMELKGPFPKKMLRKGAFAEQHFDQDLNFHATEEDPVTKKPVKRLLLNIKPKDIGALMSSYPGEDPKMLSNFKDLLERIFVLDPEKRMTVSQALSHPFITGK